The Desulfovibrio sp. G11 region CTTTTGCAGCAAGTAGCGGAAAAGATTGATGAAGCGCAGAGCGGCGGCGCATGGCGGCATTTGGGCTGGGCAACGCCGATTTTTATCATCGCATTTTTGATTGGCAATATGTTCAATCGGTTAGCTATAACAGATTGGATCATAGAAAAGTTGTTCTAATTAATAGTTGAACAACATTTAATATAAAGACAAACATCAGTCAGGGATGACTGCAAGAGGAAAAAACAATGGAATATTTCAATATTGAACATTGGAAGTGGCTGTTTTCGCAGGACTTTTTTGATATTCTGTCGTTTGTTATGAATGATGGAGTGCTGAAGGTCGTGGCTGCTACAATTCTGCTGGGGGTGGCGTGGTGTGTGTGGTATGTGGCTATACGGGAACGGCCCGTGACTACGCACGGTAGCGCGGCGTGGGGCGGGGCTGAAGATGCGGAGAAGGCCGGGCTTGTGGCGAAGCCTGGGGACAGGGTCTTGCTCGGGAAAATCGGCGATAAATGGCTTGGGGCAGAGTATCACTCTTTAGTGTGTGCAAAAACTCGCGGCGGGAAAGGCGTTGGCGTTATCATACCGACACTACTTACATATCGTGGCAGCATTATATGCAACGATATTAAGGGCGAAAACTACGCTATTACAGCGGCGCGGCGTGAGGCTATGGGGCAAAACGTGTATTGTGTAGACCCGTACGGGGAGATAGCGGAACGGACGCATTGTTTTAATCCGCTTGACTACATAAAAGCGGGCAGCCCTGATGCCACAACGCTAGCGCGTTCCTTAGCGCATACTATGTCGGGGACAGGGGAAGAAGACTTCTGGACGAAATCGGGGCGTAGCATGCTTGTTACGTTCATCCTGTACGTATGCGCTAAGTTTGAGGGAGGGGAAAGAAACTTGGGTAAGGTCCGGGAAATGCTTACTCAAAGTGCGGAAAAGAAAACTGCAATGCTGAAAGAAATGCAAGGCATGGATGAGTTTGACGGCAATATTGCAAAAGGCGCTAACAAAATCCTTGAAATTCAAGGAGATGGCGACGAAAAAAACGAAATGCTGCTGAGCATTTTTGCAACTGTAGACACGATGTGCGATTTTCTTGATGATCCGAGAATTGCGCATGTACTGAGTCGTACAGATTTTCGGCTCGAAATGTTTAAATACGAGCCTTCAAGCTTATATGTGGTAGTGTCGCCCGGCAATTTGGCTGTATCTCAGATGCTTTTGCGCATGATATATAGCTATGCGCTAAACCAAAATCAGAAAAATGAGCGGCCGGTGGCGGCGCAAGAACTGGAATTGCAGAAGATGAAACATCCCCTGGTGTTTCTTATGGACGAATTTGCACAGCTAGGCAAATTTGATGCAGTCAAAAATGCTATGCCAATTGCTGCTGGCTTTGACATACGCTTTTGCATTATAATACAGGGGCTTAGCCAGCTTACTGATCACTATAAAGATGGTGGTCAAGAGTTTTTGAACAATGCGATAAAATTGTTCATCGGGGCGGAAGACACAAAAACGGCGGAGCAAATATCTGAAATGTGTGGCGATACAACAGTTCAAACGCAGTCCAAAGATGAAAAGTCTGGGCGGATGACTAGTAGTTATACGTCCCGGCGGCTGGTGACGGTGGGCGAAGCGATGCAAGCTAAGGTTGAAAAGCCTTTTCTGCTCGCGGGCGGTATGAAGCCGTTGCGGATAGACCGGATAACGTACTATAGCGATAAATTTTTTGCAGGGAAATACGGCAAATATAGTGCCGGATAACAGCATGAGCTTAGATTTAAGCCGGAAAGCCGCTTTTAAGCGGCTTTTCTTGTTTTGCGCGGCGTGGATGCGGATTTTTAAAAATAGAGGCTTAAAATCGAAATGAGAGCGATTTTTTGGAAGGGAGAGGCTGAAAAATGGGGAAAAGGGAAAGACAGAGCGGTCAGTGGGGCGGGTTTTTGTTGGCGGCTTTGATGGAAAAGGCCGCCTTGCCCCACCGGCCTTACGGCCGGGGGGACCCCTCGGCGGGGGGTGAGGGGGTGAACGCCCCAGGGGGGCGAAGAGAAAGGCAGGGCGGTCAGGGGGGGTTGGCTGGCTTGCGGCTTTAAAAAAGAAAGGTTTCCCCTGCCTTTGCCTTTTCCACCCCCTCACCCCGCGCCCAGGGACCCATATATGGCCGCTTCGGCCATATATGGGCAGGGCGCACCTTTTTTTTATCAAAGCTTTTCGTTATTTCCCGTTTTTATTTTCAAAAAAAAACGGGAAACGAAAAACGGGAAAATATTATACAGTAATTTGCGCTAGTTATATGTAGTTTTCCCGTTTTCCCGTTTTTCCCGTTTTAAAACAACTAACTTATGTAGTAGTGAGAATATTCAGTATCAGAGTTATATAGAATAATCTATAAAAGGGCCAAATACATTGAAATCAATAGCTATTTTTTAAAAAATGGGATTCACTACTCCCATACATTGACTGTTTTTGACCGGGAAAAACGGGAAAACGGGAAAAGTGGGTATATCTGTTTGTTTTCATTAGCCTTTTTTTTCCCGTTTTCCATTTCCCGTTTTTACAGCGCAAAAAAAACGGGAAATAAACTTCCCGTTTTTCTATATGCTGACCTATATTTTATTCTTCGCTTTCAGGCAGCCGGACGACATAGCAGCGTGTCGCTCCCAGGTCTGGCAGCGTCTCTTTACTCAACAGCCGCCCTTTTTCTCTGCCCTTCAGATACCCTTTCTCATTTAGTATCTTTGCTGCTCGCTTCGCGTCAAAGCCCTGGAAAACCTGCATTTTCCACTGTTCTTGCAGGATATAGAAAGTGTTGCCATCCCTAAAACCCGCACGATTTACGACCGTCTGGATCCGGGCATTGCCGTTTTTATCTTCAGCCGGATTCAAATCTTGGAATCGGCTTTGCCCGTGCGTTTCGATAAAGCAGTGTAATGTTTCAATTATTTTTTGGTCTTCGCCGCTACCAATGCCTCCCCGATTGCAAACCCACGAATTAAAACAGGTTTTTGCCGCGCTTGTGATGTCCTGTTCTGTAAGCGGCAATATGCCATTTTTGACAGCAAACATGCCAGCCACAGCGCACAGCGCAAATCTGGACGCCACACGCTGCACTTGTCCGTCCGCGCCCGCGGGGCAGATGGCGGCTGTCTGCTCCGCCAGGTTGTCCCTGACCCACTTTTCCGCCTCGCCATTGCCCGTAACCAGCGCCGACACAAACGCCCGCCCTGCATGTCCGTAATCGCGTTTTACGGCATCCTTGATATCCAGAGCCGTCTGTCCAGGCGTCATCCCTTTCTCCACCTGCTCAAAAATGCCCATGCCCGCTCCGGCGTCTGCCGGGAAGTCCACCAGGCGCACTTCTTGCCCGGCTTTCGGACGCTGTCCCGCTTCTGCCAGCTTGTCCGCAAGTCCTACTTCGCCGCTGCTCAAAAACAGCACCCGCCACGTCTGAACCGCCCTTGCCGTGCCGTCCCGGCTCGCCCTGGTCTTGCCCGCGCCATTGCTAAGCATGTAAGACATTTCAGAACAAGTTTTTGCAGTTGCTTGCCCGAGCTCGTCCAAAATCAACAGCGAATCATTATGAAAAACCGCCGTCCCTTCAGCCGCGTTGTCCGTAGTTCTCCAGCTTTTCACATAATCAGGCCCGCCCCACACTGATGCCGCCAACCTTAACGCAGTGGATTTGCCCGTGCTTGAAGCCCCAACAAAATTGAAGCCACCGCTTTCTTGTCCAGTAATATACAGCAGGGGACCCGCCAGCGCGGCACTCAACGCAAAAACAAGCCTGCTATTGCCTTGCGCCTGCTTCGCCAACTGCTGCCAGCCTTCCATTGTTCCGCCTTGTGCGTAGGCGGCGCTGCCTCCAGCAGCAAGAATCACTTCCTCGCCTTCCGCCGCTCCAATAGCTGCGTCCGGCAACACAAAAACGCTGTCCGCTGTCCATCCCGTTTTTTTCGTCACTCGCGCCCGGTCCGGCACTGTCTGCGTAGCTAAGTATTTTTTAATTTGCGCAGCACAGGACGGGTCTGCAATATACCCGCCGTCCTGCAAAGCGGACAGCCACGCACTGCCGGGCTGACTAAGCATAGCCGCAGGCATAACCCAGCGGTGCTGCAATCCGTTCGGATCCTGCCACTCAAGCCATATTCCCCAGCCTTCGCCGCCATCTTCACATGCGCGGGCGCGTATCGTCAGGCTATCCCCCATCCTTATTTCTCTCTCGATTTCCGGCCCGTTTTCTTTCATCCAACCGGTAATCAGAAACAGCCCATCTTCACGATTCTGGAAATATTCCAGCCTTTCCGCCTTTTTCTCTTTTTTCGGCTTTTCAGGCTTTTCCTCCATTTTAACGCTAACAACCTGTTTTTTTGGTCTTTTCTGCCTTTTCAGCTTTTCAATTTTGGGTTCAGTCAAAATGCTCATAAATCCTCCGGTCAGCCCAGGGGGCTTGACTTTGAGGACCGCTTGTTTTACTATGTAGGCAGCTTCGTTGGTGGTGGGCTGCCTAGGCGCAATGCGCTTAGGCGGTCCTCTTTTTTGTTGTAAAAAGAGGGCCGCTTAGTTACTTCTGGGCGTTATTTTTTGAGATTCAATAAACGCCGTAAGATCGCCCACTGCGTAGGCGATTTTACGCGAAAACTTGACGTAGGCCGGTCCGTAGCCACGGTAACGCCAGCTTTGTAGCGTTTTAGTGGAAATATTAAGGAAAGATGCGGCTTCTTTTTCTGAAATAAGCTGCTGCTGACTTGTCATGGGACACGCTCCCGCCGCAATAAAATAGCGGCTCAGACTACAAAATTTGTAATCAGAGCCGCCTTTATTTTTCGGTGAGTCTTTCCAAAGCTTCAAGCTTTTAAAAAGAAGCGTGTCTCACACATTCGCCAACGTCATGCTCCGGCTTTACTCTCTCAGCCTTGAGCAAGAGCATTTTATATAGTCCTGATAAACTTAATGCTAAAGCGTTTACCAGCGCTTCATAATTCTGCCGTTTTCCCGTAGTAGCTGGCGGCGGCAGGCTCTTTTCAGAGACTTTCAATAACAATAAACTTACTATATCCCATTGTCAACCCCTCACGCCCCATCATCTCCTTTTTTTTCTTCTACAGTCATCACGCTGCCCACCACAGCCGCCGCCCGCCGCATAGCTTCATCCGAAAGGTGCGCGTAACGCTGCGTCATTTCAGGAGATTCATGCGTCAACAATTTTTGCAACGTATACATATCCACTTTCCCGGAACTTGCAAGCCTGGACGCAAAATTGTGGCGCAACCCATGCAGCGGCCGGAAGTCTTCCGGCAACCCGGCTTTTTCCTTGACCCTTCTTGCCATCCGCCTGAAATTTTCCCGCTGTCCACCATCCCGCCCAGGAAAAACAAACTCGCTTGTACGCGGCAACGACTTTAAAACGTCCAACGCATCCGCATTAACTGCAATGTATGCAGTTTTTTTATTCTTTGCATACTCTGCTTGCAATGTAACTATCCCAGTTTTCAGGTCTATATCACTCCATTTTAGACCTAACAGTGCGCCACGCCGCATTCCTGTATACAGCGCAATGCGGAGAAAAGCAGCACAATCTTGATCCTTTTCTTCATCCAACGCAGCCAGATATGCTTTTAATTGCGTATCCGTCATAATTTCAGTTTTCACATTTTCGACCCTGGGCTTATCAACCCTGAACTTCCTTGAGTCTGGTTGCTGTATATATCCTTTTTTAACCCCAAAATTTATCGTGCGCGTCAATATATTTAATACATGTTTTACAGTTTGGGGCTTCAACGTCTTTTCTAACTCATATCTTACAGTATCAACATCCTGCGTTGTAAGACTTTCTATGCTTCTATTATGCAATTTTAAGAGATGGTTAAAGTTTATTGCGTCCGTTTTTCGTCCTCTGCCCTCCGGCAATGAAGACATATACAGATCGTATATCTTTTTTAGCGTTGTTTCTTCTTGTATTACTTCATTTCTGCGCTCTTCGTTTGTCGCTTCTTCCCCTTTAATCCTGCTTTCTCTGATCCCCGCCGCAATTTTTGGGCTTATGCCACGGCTGCCGATCTTCTCTTCAAACACTTTAGAGCCGCGCCCGCCTCGGCGATACCTTATATAATATGTCTTCTCATTTTTTTCATTTATGTAGTAAAATACGCCAGGGTATGCCGTCCCATGTCTTTCTCTTCCTGCTGCCATTTTAATTTCTCCTTGTCATCTGCCCCACACCTGCCCCACACGCAAAGCAAGAATAGATAGTTTTTAATGGGAATACAAGGGAAAAGAGGGGACAAGAGAGGAAATAAAAAATAAATAAAAACAGTCGATTATAGCCAAAAAGCCTTGATATATGCGGTTTTTTAATCTTCGCCATTACCAGCCTCCTAAGCTGTAGGCCACAAGTTCGATTCTTGTCGGGCGCACCATTATATTTCAAAGGGATACGTGATT contains the following coding sequences:
- a CDS encoding type IV secretory system conjugative DNA transfer family protein — protein: MEYFNIEHWKWLFSQDFFDILSFVMNDGVLKVVAATILLGVAWCVWYVAIRERPVTTHGSAAWGGAEDAEKAGLVAKPGDRVLLGKIGDKWLGAEYHSLVCAKTRGGKGVGVIIPTLLTYRGSIICNDIKGENYAITAARREAMGQNVYCVDPYGEIAERTHCFNPLDYIKAGSPDATTLARSLAHTMSGTGEEDFWTKSGRSMLVTFILYVCAKFEGGERNLGKVREMLTQSAEKKTAMLKEMQGMDEFDGNIAKGANKILEIQGDGDEKNEMLLSIFATVDTMCDFLDDPRIAHVLSRTDFRLEMFKYEPSSLYVVVSPGNLAVSQMLLRMIYSYALNQNQKNERPVAAQELELQKMKHPLVFLMDEFAQLGKFDAVKNAMPIAAGFDIRFCIIIQGLSQLTDHYKDGGQEFLNNAIKLFIGAEDTKTAEQISEMCGDTTVQTQSKDEKSGRMTSSYTSRRLVTVGEAMQAKVEKPFLLAGGMKPLRIDRITYYSDKFFAGKYGKYSAG
- a CDS encoding DUF927 domain-containing protein; the encoded protein is MSILTEPKIEKLKRQKRPKKQVVSVKMEEKPEKPKKEKKAERLEYFQNREDGLFLITGWMKENGPEIEREIRMGDSLTIRARACEDGGEGWGIWLEWQDPNGLQHRWVMPAAMLSQPGSAWLSALQDGGYIADPSCAAQIKKYLATQTVPDRARVTKKTGWTADSVFVLPDAAIGAAEGEEVILAAGGSAAYAQGGTMEGWQQLAKQAQGNSRLVFALSAALAGPLLYITGQESGGFNFVGASSTGKSTALRLAASVWGGPDYVKSWRTTDNAAEGTAVFHNDSLLILDELGQATAKTCSEMSYMLSNGAGKTRASRDGTARAVQTWRVLFLSSGEVGLADKLAEAGQRPKAGQEVRLVDFPADAGAGMGIFEQVEKGMTPGQTALDIKDAVKRDYGHAGRAFVSALVTGNGEAEKWVRDNLAEQTAAICPAGADGQVQRVASRFALCAVAGMFAVKNGILPLTEQDITSAAKTCFNSWVCNRGGIGSGEDQKIIETLHCFIETHGQSRFQDLNPAEDKNGNARIQTVVNRAGFRDGNTFYILQEQWKMQVFQGFDAKRAAKILNEKGYLKGREKGRLLSKETLPDLGATRCYVVRLPESEE
- a CDS encoding helix-turn-helix domain-containing protein, which codes for MTSQQQLISEKEAASFLNISTKTLQSWRYRGYGPAYVKFSRKIAYAVGDLTAFIESQKITPRSN
- a CDS encoding tyrosine-type recombinase/integrase; translation: MAAGRERHGTAYPGVFYYINEKNEKTYYIRYRRGGRGSKVFEEKIGSRGISPKIAAGIRESRIKGEEATNEERRNEVIQEETTLKKIYDLYMSSLPEGRGRKTDAINFNHLLKLHNRSIESLTTQDVDTVRYELEKTLKPQTVKHVLNILTRTINFGVKKGYIQQPDSRKFRVDKPRVENVKTEIMTDTQLKAYLAALDEEKDQDCAAFLRIALYTGMRRGALLGLKWSDIDLKTGIVTLQAEYAKNKKTAYIAVNADALDVLKSLPRTSEFVFPGRDGGQRENFRRMARRVKEKAGLPEDFRPLHGLRHNFASRLASSGKVDMYTLQKLLTHESPEMTQRYAHLSDEAMRRAAAVVGSVMTVEEKKGDDGA